In Cicer arietinum cultivar CDC Frontier isolate Library 1 chromosome 7, Cicar.CDCFrontier_v2.0, whole genome shotgun sequence, the genomic window ACAAGGTTGATATGATCTTTGCTGGCCATGTCCATGCTTATGAAAGATCGGTATGGTTTCCACGCCCCATTCATGTTTTAGTCTTTGCATAATACATGAAGTTGCATGTTATTTTGTTGCTGCTAGCTTAGGGAATATGATTATTCGGTGATGTGTTGTCTCAGTGGATTCTTATGTGTCCAATGTTTCTGTGCTGCTTTCAGTATCGATTCTCCAATGTAGATTACAACATAACAAGCGGTAACCGGTATCCTGTAGCTGACAAATCAGCACCTGTGTATATAACGGTCGGAGATGGAGGAAATCAAGAAGGTCTTGCTTCTAGGTAAATTAAACAAACCCCTTTGTCGTGTATAGGCATTTAATGTCCTTTAAAAAGGGTAATCTAACAAcagatttgtttttattttattcatttaatttttatcatttcgGGTTTCTATTTAAAGCTTTGTGCATAAGATTTGATCCTCTTAGGAGGCTGATATCCTTGGTTATCATCTATTAAATATGTTGCACAGATTTATGGATCCTCAGCCAGAATACTCTGCATTTCGTGAAGCCAGCTATGGACACTCCACACTGGAGATAAAAAATAGAACACATGCTATTTACCACTGGAACCGCAACGACGACGGCAAGAAAGTGCCAACTGACTCATTCGTATTGTATAACCAGTACTGGTAGGTTCACTTACCATTTTCTTTGCTTCTCTATCACAGATAGAGACGGGAAAAACCTGCCATTGTCTTGCTGTTGTGATGAATTACATGATTGAAACTTGAAAGTTGTCATTGAGTTTAAAATTGTTACATTCTGGTATTAATTGATAGTggatttatatgaatttttctCTGTACATATTGATGGCCAACAcgtaaaaaaaattctcttttGGAAATTATGAGAAAACTTGAACTTCAGAAGTTCAAAACTTGGAGCTTGTGTAGCTCAAGGCAAATAACTCTGCTAATTGGTTGCAGTAACTGTCATGCAATATATATTTTGGTTGACAAGGATCTGGATAGTCAACTAGTTGTGTACTGCATAGTATGTACTATATAACTTGTACAAATATGTACTCATATCTTCTAGTCACACATGTGTTTCATCTCTCAATCTGAAATGAGTTACAATCTGTAGTATTAGATTTTTAACCCTTTTCAAGTAGTCACTGtgtaaagagagagagagagagaaataaaacTGGCAAAGGCATGGAACCTTGTTAAGACTAGTCTGACCAAATAATTGTTTGCACTTTGCAGGAAATCCTTTTTGGCTGTCGATGATTTATTAAGTGATTTATAAATCAACACACTTAAGACATCTCAACCATCAATGAGGAAATCAATGGTTGATATTCTTACATATCCATGACTTATTATTCATGTGCACGACACGTGATATCAACcgttttacatttttttaataagcagTTGACATTATTTACAGTACAGTCTAAACCGAATGACTAACTTTAGAGGAGGACTAAAGCAATAATGCAATTTCATGTTAGATGCTTTGTGTGTATCGTAAATTAGTGATCATGTTCATTCAAAGGATAATTTGAACATGGTTGAATTTTGGTTATGCAGGGGAAACAATAGGAGAAGAAGAAAACTGAAGCATTTTCTACTGACTGTTATTGATGAAGTTGTCAGCATTTAATAGGAATTCGATGCAAAATTTCATGTGCTGCTCAATAGTCTCCGAGTGAGTGAAATGCAGATTGTCAAAAATGATCCTGTGTACTTGGTTTATATTTGTATCCTTCGGTGCTAATAAATATTGAACATATATGCTTGTGGTTGGAGAAAAATGTTTCACAGCAAGAAATTCTTCATTATTAATGATGGCCAAGTTACCTGTTCAATCTTTTTAGAGTGACCGAAATACTACTGTTTTGCTATTTGAAGATAGATGAGGAAGAATGGAAAATAAACTTGGCAATCCAATCTCCTTAGGTATCtacaatacaaaaattaaatgctTTTGTACAGAAAAACCTTAAACAAGTGGCATCGGCACATGCAACGAACGACCAAAATCAGTAGTTCCAAGTTGTGGACAGGACACTCAGTGTGAATCCACTATCACCATTTATAGTTAGTAAACTTACTATCTTTTGAAACTATCTTTTGAACGAGTTTTACATTTACAATTGGATATGACATGGCTATTACACTGATATTTTGACATAGCTACAAATTGTGTATATAAAAGCTTTAGATCGAAAATACTAGTTACGATTTTAAGAACTATTGGACTGAAGgagaaatagaaaataaatatgttgaAGTAGATTCTTAACTAAGTAGACAAGAATTATTGGAAATAGGGGTGTTCATGATGTAAAAACTGAATTGAATTAGATAACATTAATGGttttattaagtttttaaaaattacgtTTGATTCATGTTCAGTGTAGTTCTGATTTGACActgatatataaatataaatcaatttaatattttgaacaagtTTTTAGATGAGATAGATTTCGAACtgatttttcagaaaaaaagaTTTACAAAATCTTTCTAACAAAAATAtcgatttttttcgataaaaagattttttgagataaaaattttctattattttttgaaaagtatttttttatttaaaaaaataaataaataaatttcaacaaattaataagaaaaaattttaattgaggttaattttttttaaaattattaaactagtttttaattttttttaaattattaattgaattattttagatatataatttaattcataaacCATTTAGTATAATCTAATTAACCATTTAGTATAATCTAATTAAccatatattttaattgaaaatgattcaagtaaatattaatACTTTTTGTTTTTGCCATTCCCTTGAGAGACATCAAAATGTTAAAACAGATAGTCTGAGTAAATAAACCcaacttattttataattaaaaaattcttaatcaCATTGACTTTTCTTTTTGATTCAATAAACactaaacatataaataaaccTAAACATTTTACAAAGTAATTTAGAGATTGCACCTTTTATAATCAATAACTCTTGTTGTGGAGCACGTTGAAAATTACATAGGCTACATAATGGAAAGGATAGTCCGATCTAGAATATTGTATATCTTTACCAAGTTTAATGATACAAAAATTTACATTGCTTGCTGGAACTATGTCAAGATACAAGATTCACAAGTAGGTGACAATATGGTCTAGATATCCACAACTACAAATTGATGAGAAGGTAGAAAGGAAAATTTAAGAATCACGGTAAATTGGTTGTGGCATCCACTTGAGATGCAAATTCAAATAGCCAGATTTGGCACCATCTAGCTCAAAACGTTCTTTGTATTCCCCTTCAAGTATCACCCTGGTAAGTGTCAATATCACTCTGCCCATGTAGTCCTGCATGAATTATGGAGAGAAATTAACAAGTTACCAAAACTATAAACTTTTAAGAATCCCACATGACTAAAGTTGTAGGGGCAGCGTGTTTAACTACAATGtgtatttgataatattttgtatACATGATGGAGACTACAGCTAATCCTGACAAACAATTCCATAAAATCCATCTAAGTCATCCATATAGGGTTCATTTCATTAATTCAATGATAGTTAACCGCCCATAAAATGATGCATTTGTTGAATTTATAACCTCCCTTCAACTGTTCTGATGCACTTAATAAGAAATTGGCACCACATTAGAGGCATTTgaatatacaaattaattaaacatcAATTTGAGAAGTGTGCAAGCGCTTATCATACAAGAGCTTATGTATAACCTACTCGTACCATCGATGACAGAATCAGGGTAAAATCTGGATATTCTGAAAATAATATGACAATAAACTATCTAGAAGAGTTTATGCAAATAAGTAGAAATTTGGTTGTGGACATATATCATAAGCTATTTTCAATAACCTCTTTCAAACAACTGCTTACGTCGACTCGAAGAGAAGCCCAAATAAAACTCTTCGAAATGACCCCTAAATTTGTATTCATAGTTTAGTGTGCCAATTGACTTAAAGTCATCAAGACATTTACAAGCAAAAGAGTAAAGACCCAAATCTTGAGAAAAAATACAGAGGCCTGTTTGTTAGTAAAAATGATAAGTACTAAAttgatactattttttttcaagGACTAAATAGATCTTTGTGGTTTTTTCAAGGACCACAACCTTTAAGTTtacactaaaattaaaaaaggcaATCTTAGTAACTAATTCAATATGGTGCAAAATTTATTACCTTTCCAAAAGTGTCGTGGTCATAAACTTCAACAAGTAGCATTTCATGTAATCCATCCTCAACTACAAAGTCAAATGTTTGATTCCAAACAGGATTCAAGCTGTTGTTCACAACCTAAGAAATTAACAAATTTTCCCGTCAAGTTACTCTGTTGATAAATAATGCTGCAAAATTGGAAAGCAATGTCCACTATAGATATCCTAATGCCCTTAACCCATCCCGTGGATAAAAAAATAGATCTTAAAACAGATAATAAAATTCATCACCAATGGTTATAAAGTCGATGCTACTTTTGGTTCTTGGTCCATCAAAATCTTACCctggttttgttttttgtttctgCTTTCTTCAATGTAAGAACAGCAAAAGGATCAGATTTACCCATAAAATCCACCGCAGGCAAATCTTCGGCTGATATCACAGTAACAGAAAGCACTCCTCTGATAATAACCTCCTTTTTCTTCTGTgcaacttcattttcatttccaTTAGACTCCATCCCATTTGTTGAACTTTTTATAACCTTTTCCAAGGATGTCATTGAATAATTAGGAGCAAATGGGTTGGTAAAGCTATTCTCAGTGCCATAAGGACAGTACAAAAGCTCCAAATGTACCTATACAGAAAGAACAATAATTATATAGCATGTCTGACTTTGCATAACTATTAGGTGAAATCGCTCATTTCAGAAGTTCTCGGCGAGATTTCAATTATGATATTTCAAGCACAAAATAAGTTTATCAAAACACATTTAATATAGAagcaaatatattatattgtcatACAAACAACGAAAAGCCTTTTTGACAACTGTTTACAAACtaagaaatgaaaataaattgaaattaactagTAATTTAGAAGTAAGAAATATGAAGTTCAGATTTATCGAGCATTAGGTATTCTGCTAAATTGATTGCATTCCATTAACCAATTATAGTGGGGATTATAAAGGTAAATGTTAAAGCCACGGAGAACTTACCTGAACCCGGAACCTCCTGACCATAGTGGtgacaaaaatcaattttaaatgaattgattTAGTTAAAAAGTGAGCTGAATTtaaagtgatttatgtttggataTACTCATGTCAAagtgagttgaacaataaatgtTAGCATAAAAATCAGGTTTGGAGTCAAAAGCTATAAACCCTAGCTTCAAGTTAGGATCAATTCTACAGGCAAAATTGATTCTATTTGATAACATCCAGacaagtcaaaatcaattttagctCCTCCAAAAGTGAAACCAAACATGCACTTAATCTAGCCAGCCATACATGTAGATGGGGTTTCTTACCTGCCCTCTGTTTTTGTTATCTCTTTGGATCTCCAAATCCTTGACCAGCTTCAACCACACATCTTTTATTTTACCAGGTTGGAGTTCACTAAGCCTTATGTCAGTACATCCAAGTAATTCCGAGGACTGTAAACCCTCAGAATCATACACTTTAACAAATAAGTGTTGAGTGGACGCATCTTCAACTATGAATTCGAAGTGTTCATTCCATATTGGATTCAAATCATTGTTCTGCAGGGAGAAAACAAAATTAGAGTAAATTCTTTTAGGGTTGAGAACCAAAAAATGCTTGAGAAAGAGAATGAGAGGCTGAGACAGCAAGGAAAAAGAAAACTGACTTACAATTGTCTTGCTTTTTTTCATTCTGTTGCGTAAAGGTCGTATGTACAGTACAGCATATGGATCTGATTTTCCAATGATATCCTTGTTGGTTAATTCCTTTGCTTGCACTAGCTTGACTTCTAATATCCCCACAGGCTTCAACTCCAGATCACTGAACAAGAAAATACAAGGTTCAAAATGACAAATTTGTGATTGATCGAGCCAAGACCATAGTGAAAGCAATCCAATGATGAGTAAGTTGTTAACATATCTAGAAAATATTGCATAATATCATTATAGTTCATGATTACACTTTCATAATTTGAATAAGGGTCTAGTATTGAAGTATATAATGGCTTATGTGCTTTGCATTTTGTATGGCACCCTTCATACTAATACCAATACAATATTTCCCCCTTGGTCTCTATACCTGAACCCTCTAATTTCAACATAAGTCAACCAGAAAAGTTATCCTGTGAACGATACAGCACATGAATTGCACTGCAAAATTTGACAGGTCAACAGGTTTAGGCATGCATACCATACATAAGCAACATCAAGAGATACATATTTTAAAAGGTCACCTTCAATCTATAGCATCTTTACATGTTTTCAATATTATGACTAACTATTTTATAGAAGATAATCAGTATAACTAAAACTTGTATCACGGAATTAGTTGCAGAATCTGATTTATAGTTCTACCAGTGGCAGTCATCACTTATACGATTATGCATATTTGAATTAActtattttgagaaaataatCACTTCTTTTTTACATATTCCTGATAAAGCTTGGATAAATGAGTTTTTTCCTAAAACAAAGCTAAAACAAATACGTACCAGCTTCTGATGATTTCAATTCCTCTAAAATAGGTAAAAAGTCAAcgattttattttagaatgaaaCTCAGAAAACACATTCTATTCAATTGCACTAGAAGCAGGCTACCCAGAAAACCAAGAATAACAACAAAAGGACCAACAATGGTAAAGTTGAAGGGTGCTTGAGTCTTGATTACCTGTAATCTCCAGGCAAGATGGGTACAATTTTTCTCACAGGCCAAGTAATAGAATCTTCAACAGCATCCCGTATAGCCCCCTGTAATAATTCAACCAACATGGGCAATCAGACACCCTAATAATCATCTAATagggaaaagggaaagaaaggaATCACAAAAGaagataatgaaaaaataataagcaCAGCTAACTATTCTGTTCATGAAATGTCACAATTGCggactaataaatataaaatctataAATGAAAAACATTGCACCACTGGATATAGATACACGATGGACTAAAAGTAACTTAGGTAAATGcaaatacattatttatttatttatatatatacacacatacGCGAGTCAGCTGCATTTGATCTTCATACTTAATACCAGAAATTGAATATATACATGTACACTGAAATTAAGAGAGGTGATAGTGGAATGACAAGAAAAGTGGTGGCAAGGGAGTGAGatgtaattataaaatataacggctttaaatttgaaaatcagAGTTAATAATTCTAAATCTTTCATTAGTTTACTTAGCAAAAATATAATACACAAGGAACTTTTGGAACATTTTTTGACAAGTGAATATGAAAGTCTACCTTATGTTCTCTTCATTAATAGTAAAGATATTTGATGAGCAAAACTAGACCTTAATTCTAGAATTTGACTGTTGGCTTTACTATAACCAAGGTATAGTAATGTATAAGAAGTTATTGGCAtttaatataaaagaataatgtAGGNNNNNNNNNNNNNNNNNNNNNNNNNNNNNNNNNNNNNNNNNNNNNNNNNNNNNNNNNNNNNNNNNNNNNNNNNNNNNNNNNNNNNNNNNNNNNNNNNNNNNNNNNNNNNNNNNNNNNNNNNNNNNNNNNNNNNNNNNNNNNNNNNNNNNNNNNNNNNNNNNNNNNNNNNNNNNNNNNNNNNNNNNNNNNNNNNNNNNNNNNNNNNNNNNNNNNNNNNNNNNNNNNNNNNNNNNNNNNNNNNNNNNNNNNNNNNNNNNNNNNNNNNNNNNNNNNNNNNNNNNNNNNNNNNNNNNNNNNNNNNNNNNNNNNNNNNNNNNNNNNNNNNNNNNNNNNNNNNNNNNNNNGAAAACCAATCTCCTAACAAGTTAAATgggagatgagaaaaataaaataaaaagaatcaaGAAATCTATCTGAGTTGATAGAATtcattctttaaacaacattggTGTATATGGGtcataacttttttaattttaacaagtGTACTCCTAAACATAATGTCGACTTGGAAGATGACAGTAAATTTCAAGTTACAAGTTTCTAATTGATATTTGGAGGGCTATCAGATAACATTATGTTCTTAATGATTATTACCATGACAAATTCATCATTAGAGATACGTTCAGATATAGCAAAAAGAATCATGAAAAGCAGTAAAAGGGCATCACTAACAAACAATAGTTGTAGTCCAAACCTCAATTGCATCATATAATCCAGGGATTGCTGATATGTCACCACCAATGACTTTTAGGGTAAAATCCAGTTTTTTCTGTAAGTTGAAATTTTCTGAAATGATTAGATATATGCGCTTGTCTGTGCATCAGCTTAACAATAGGGGATTTGGCATCATTGTAGTACCACAAAAAAGATGAACAAATCCATTGAGATCCTAATCTAGGTGCACTGAaacaaatgggaaatgaatGGCTTTAAGAAGAGATTACATACCTTCTGCCTTAATGAATAGCTAACAGCTCCAAAACCAGGAATTTCGTTTACTAGTGGCTTAAAGATCAACCTGAAAACGCCTGTAAATCCTATGTTTTTAACCTGAAGAATGAAGAGTGTAAGAACACAAAATCAACTAGGATTATTTGAGGAATAATGCCAGCTTAATATACATTGACTGATGTCAAATAATAAAACAAGTTGTAGTCAAAAACATCCCAACAATTTTTTATGCATATTAACAATGACGATGTTGACGAAGGAAGGGGAGAACCTTTCCTTCAATCAGTTAAATGTAG contains:
- the LOC101492803 gene encoding synaptotagmin-5-like, yielding MGFVFGVVLGIIVGLAIIVAFVRSENSRSTKRSQLAATIAAFARMTVEDSRKLLPSQYYPSWVVFSSRQKLTWLNSHLTKIWPYVNDAASELIKTSVEPILEEYRPMVLASLKFSKFTLGTVAPQFTGVSIIEDGGDGVTMELEMQWDGNPSIIIDIKTHLGVALPVQVKNIGFTGVFRLIFKPLVNEIPGFGAVSYSLRQKKKLDFTLKVIGGDISAIPGLYDAIEGAIRDAVEDSITWPVRKIVPILPGDYSDLELKPVGILEVKLVQAKELTNKDIIGKSDPYAVLYIRPLRNRMKKSKTINNDLNPIWNEHFEFIVEDASTQHLFVKVYDSEGLQSSELLGCTDIRLSELQPGKIKDVWLKLVKDLEIQRDNKNRGQVHLELLYCPYGTENSFTNPFAPNYSMTSLEKVIKSSTNGMESNGNENEVAQKKKEVIIRGVLSVTVISAEDLPAVDFMGKSDPFAVLTLKKAETKNKTRVVNNSLNPVWNQTFDFVVEDGLHEMLLVEVYDHDTFGKDYMGRVILTLTRVILEGEYKERFELDGAKSGYLNLHLKWMPQPIYRDS